In one Haloplanus salinus genomic region, the following are encoded:
- a CDS encoding twin-arginine translocase subunit TatC: MSSALDEDTRRTLDAGRETAGAMLRSAQKDLQKVFIVFLVGFIGSFYALRLYVWGFLEGITRSRLDEVASGELEIIAQTPFDVILLQAKIGLVAGIILCLPVFIYFSRDALRERGLWPSSPVSRWKLVLGGLLAAVLFVAGLAYGYLVFFPVMFAFLANNALSAGFTPTYSIVLWAQFIFLLTLSFGLAAQLPLAMSGLSYAEIVQYETFRDRWRYAVVGMVAAGALFTPPDPFTQIMWAVPMIVLYGFSLYLTSVVVTAKRGSERIGVGAAAAGHWNFILGFGVVGGLLLYAFFTRGGVPLANDALAFAGSSRRLVTPESRLGLALWTAAGALLAGLVAFMYYVYAELDAAVDTIEAGDPTEIDLAELDAAGIRAAPPEAFADLSEDDAVSMAGDAMDADDTEKARAILDRFDEAEAAREAEGGADADTDADAPQSTTEEIGDRASRAGGTFLDEFTDGETDEDDIGGYYTDAAFILDSLTSRAFRIAAVFGIVLAGTFGWLYTGGIGRVFEQFLSQLPSQVTPDDINVVALHPMEALIFEVKFSTLVAVFVTFPVVMYYAWPALRERGFVRGNRNVIFGWAAALVVGLFGGFVLGYTTVAPTVISYLVADGVRANMIIAYRITNFFWLIFFTTAGIGLLADVPVLMLLLNTAGVSYQSMRERWREVTVGIMAFAAVATPADVMTMFMVTIPLMAAYGVGLVVLFVVTLGGRRDLSRKRAAAES; the protein is encoded by the coding sequence ATGTCGAGCGCGCTCGATGAGGACACTCGTCGGACACTGGACGCGGGCCGAGAGACGGCCGGCGCGATGCTCCGGTCCGCTCAAAAGGACCTCCAGAAGGTGTTTATCGTCTTCCTCGTCGGGTTCATCGGCTCGTTCTACGCCCTTCGACTGTACGTCTGGGGCTTTCTCGAAGGGATCACCCGGTCGCGGCTGGACGAGGTGGCGTCGGGCGAACTCGAAATCATCGCTCAGACGCCGTTCGACGTGATCCTCCTGCAGGCGAAAATCGGCCTCGTCGCCGGCATCATCCTCTGTCTTCCCGTATTCATCTACTTCTCACGGGACGCGCTCCGGGAGCGGGGGCTGTGGCCGTCGTCGCCGGTCTCGCGGTGGAAACTCGTCCTCGGCGGTCTGCTCGCAGCCGTGCTCTTCGTCGCCGGTCTCGCCTACGGCTACCTCGTTTTCTTCCCCGTGATGTTCGCCTTCCTCGCTAACAACGCCCTCTCGGCGGGGTTCACTCCCACCTACTCGATCGTCCTCTGGGCGCAGTTCATCTTCCTCCTCACCCTCTCCTTTGGCCTCGCGGCGCAACTGCCGCTGGCGATGAGCGGGCTCTCGTACGCCGAAATCGTCCAGTACGAGACGTTCCGCGACCGCTGGCGCTACGCCGTCGTCGGCATGGTCGCCGCCGGCGCCCTCTTTACGCCGCCGGACCCGTTCACGCAGATCATGTGGGCGGTACCGATGATCGTCCTCTACGGGTTCAGCCTCTACCTGACGAGCGTGGTGGTGACGGCCAAGCGCGGGAGCGAGCGGATCGGCGTCGGTGCCGCCGCCGCCGGTCACTGGAACTTCATCCTCGGATTCGGCGTCGTCGGAGGCTTGCTGCTGTACGCCTTCTTCACCCGTGGCGGCGTTCCCCTCGCCAACGACGCGCTGGCGTTCGCGGGGAGCAGTCGCCGCCTCGTGACGCCGGAATCGCGGCTCGGCCTCGCGCTGTGGACCGCCGCCGGCGCCCTCCTCGCGGGTCTCGTCGCGTTCATGTACTACGTCTACGCCGAACTCGACGCCGCGGTCGACACCATCGAGGCCGGCGACCCGACCGAGATCGATCTCGCCGAACTCGACGCCGCCGGGATCCGTGCCGCGCCGCCCGAGGCGTTCGCCGACCTGAGCGAGGACGACGCCGTCTCGATGGCCGGCGACGCGATGGACGCGGACGACACGGAGAAGGCCCGCGCCATCCTCGACCGGTTCGACGAGGCCGAAGCGGCTCGGGAAGCCGAGGGCGGTGCCGACGCCGACACCGACGCCGACGCTCCTCAGTCGACGACCGAGGAGATCGGCGACCGGGCGAGTCGCGCCGGCGGCACCTTCCTCGACGAGTTCACCGACGGCGAGACGGACGAAGACGACATCGGCGGCTACTACACCGACGCCGCCTTCATCCTCGACTCGCTCACGTCGCGGGCGTTCCGCATCGCCGCCGTCTTCGGCATCGTCCTCGCGGGGACGTTCGGCTGGCTCTACACCGGCGGTATCGGCCGCGTCTTCGAGCAGTTCCTCTCCCAACTCCCGAGTCAGGTGACGCCCGACGACATCAACGTCGTCGCCCTCCACCCCATGGAGGCGCTGATCTTCGAGGTGAAGTTCTCGACGCTCGTGGCCGTCTTCGTCACCTTCCCCGTCGTCATGTACTACGCCTGGCCGGCGCTCCGGGAACGGGGCTTCGTCCGCGGGAACCGCAACGTCATCTTCGGGTGGGCCGCCGCCCTCGTCGTCGGCCTCTTCGGCGGCTTCGTCCTCGGCTACACCACCGTCGCCCCGACGGTCATCTCCTACCTCGTCGCCGACGGCGTCCGGGCGAACATGATCATCGCCTACCGCATCACCAACTTCTTCTGGCTCATCTTCTTCACCACCGCCGGCATCGGCTTGCTGGCGGACGTGCCCGTCCTCATGCTCCTGCTCAACACCGCCGGCGTCTCCTACCAGTCGATGCGGGAGCGCTGGCGCGAAGTGACCGTCGGCATCATGGCCTTCGCCGCCGTCGCTACCCCCGCCGACGTGATGACCATGTTCATGGTCACGATTCCGTTGATGGCCGCCTACGGCGTCGGACTCGTCGTGCTGTTCGTGGTGACGCTCGGCGGGCGGCGCGACCTGTCACGGAAGCGGGCGGCCGCCGAGTCCTAA
- a CDS encoding glycerate kinase type-2 family protein, which yields MSAGDRALAVADAAGPDDLVFLPITGGASALLAVPADGLTLDDLASTTATLLNAGCRIDEINAVRKHCSAIKGGRLAERIAPASAVTLVVVDEVAGEPWGPTVGDGTTFADALDVLARHGLTDAVPRAVVDHLRRGRDGEVSETPRETAGHVVVLAGPADAAEAAEVRAANLGYEPLILSTTVEGESREVATCLTAVAAEAAAYGRPAEPPCVLISGGETTVRVGDGSGDGKGGPNQEFALTSALELAGDASVTTLALGTDGTDGPTDAAGGLVDATTVPRMRERGIDARDHLRRHDATPALRAVDDAVLTGPTGTNVMDLRLTLVEN from the coding sequence CTGTCGGCCGGCGACCGAGCGCTCGCCGTCGCGGACGCCGCCGGTCCCGACGACCTCGTCTTCCTCCCCATCACCGGCGGCGCGTCGGCACTGCTCGCCGTCCCGGCCGACGGCCTCACGCTCGACGACCTCGCGTCGACGACGGCGACGCTTTTGAACGCCGGCTGCCGGATCGACGAGATCAACGCGGTGCGCAAGCACTGCTCGGCGATCAAGGGTGGCCGTCTCGCGGAGCGGATCGCCCCGGCGTCGGCGGTCACGCTCGTCGTCGTCGACGAGGTGGCCGGCGAGCCGTGGGGACCGACCGTCGGCGACGGAACGACGTTCGCCGACGCGCTCGACGTACTCGCGCGCCACGGCCTGACCGACGCCGTCCCTCGGGCGGTCGTCGACCACCTCCGGCGTGGCCGCGACGGCGAGGTGTCGGAGACGCCACGCGAGACGGCCGGTCACGTCGTCGTTCTCGCGGGGCCGGCGGACGCCGCCGAGGCGGCCGAAGTGCGGGCCGCGAATCTGGGCTACGAGCCGCTGATCCTCTCGACGACCGTCGAGGGTGAGAGCCGCGAGGTAGCGACCTGTCTGACCGCCGTCGCGGCGGAGGCGGCGGCGTACGGCCGGCCGGCGGAGCCGCCGTGTGTTCTGATCTCGGGCGGCGAGACGACGGTGCGGGTCGGCGACGGGAGTGGGGACGGGAAGGGCGGCCCGAACCAGGAGTTCGCGCTCACCAGCGCCCTCGAACTCGCCGGGGACGCGTCCGTGACGACGCTCGCCCTCGGCACCGACGGCACCGACGGGCCGACCGACGCCGCGGGCGGCCTCGTCGACGCCACGACGGTCCCGCGGATGCGGGAGCGGGGGATAGACGCCCGCGACCATCTGCGTCGCCACGACGCCACGCCGGCGCTCCGGGCGGTGGACGACGCGGTGCTCACGGGACCGACGGGGACGAACGTGATGGACCTCCGCTTGACGCTGGTCGAGAATTAG